A region from the Alosa alosa isolate M-15738 ecotype Scorff River chromosome 7, AALO_Geno_1.1, whole genome shotgun sequence genome encodes:
- the LOC125298051 gene encoding complement C1q-like protein 2, whose translation MMSLALEETVTSLEVRLRASEKTVEDQRGIIKELKEKQAEQAAVLKELKKEQEERRVSFSASLRELGDAGSMGPDEEESTLIYQHVITNIGGAYNPNTGVFKAPVKGVYQFTVFALGQGHGSTGTGVCLHRNGEHVVTAWSRQPSDRVSASNGTSLLLEEGDEVCVKLWPNSWVYDNDNHLTTFSGHLLFPM comes from the exons ATGATGTCACTTG CTCTTGAGGAGACTGTGACCTCTTTGGAGGTCAGACTGCGAGCTAGTGAGAAGACAGTGGAGGACCAGAGAGGCATTATTAAGGAGCTGAAGGAGAAGCAGGCCGAACAGGCTGCCGTGCTGAAGGAGCTGAAGAAGgagcaagaggagaggagggtgtcTTTCTCCGCCTCCCTGCGAGAGCTAGGTGATGCTGGGAGCATGGGGCCTGATGAAGAAGAAAGCACTCTCATCTATCAGCATGTTATAACCAATATCGGTGGCGCCTACAACCCCAACACAG GTGTGTTCAAAGCTCCGGTCAAGGGCGTCTACCAATTCACCGTATTCGCTCTGGGTCAAGGCCACGGGTCTACTGGTACTGGAGTCTGTCTCCATAGAAACGGAGAGCACGTTGTGACAGCATGGAGCCGGCAGCCGAGCGACAGGGTCTCCGCATCCAACGGGACATCTCTGCTTCTAGAAGAGGGCGACGAGGTGTGTGTGAAGCTCTGGCCCAACTCCTGGGTGTATGATAACGACAACCATCTCACCACCTTTTCTGGGCACCTGCTCTTCCCCATGTGA